The Zingiber officinale cultivar Zhangliang chromosome 10A, Zo_v1.1, whole genome shotgun sequence genome contains a region encoding:
- the LOC122026547 gene encoding uncharacterized protein LOC122026547 — MSSTTSKTKEKNASGSRTDIGWQHGVDVENNSKKVKCKYCDKTFNDGIFRFKHHLAGTHRDVEPCLTVSDNVKNKMQSIVDKLAKVADKRKRKSYGIDDSDDEEPLPKATDKGKMKMDTFSRSKKGSNFGSTQATINQMMKKELRDEACQEIARFIYGCAIPFNCVKHPSFQKMFELVGRYGCGFKAPTYHEVRETLLKKEVNQTKELLEVYKAEWKKIGSKKVFEMLDEIIDEVGGENVVQVITDNAANYKAASEMLIEKRKNLYWTPCAAHCIDLILEDFEKKLEVHKETITKARRVATYIYSRTLLISMLRHFTKSRDLIRPATTRFATAYLTLSCFKELKVFLMTMFSSQSWKTSRFAKTNEGKCVEQTISDSKFWHNVVVCLKAAIPLIKVLRLVDSEEKPAMGFIYNAMDCAKEQIQANLNNVKRKFQLILNIIDERWELQLHRLVTSQSDRDKIDIQIEDFKSAKGVFGINAAIVARDKKTPAACSSGCERNWSAFEMVHTKKRNRLQQKKMNDLVFVMSNMKMINRKSKKEELFTIDDLSSDDECITEENDHIDGDDGEDLDQINEVDGHDVEPIHLVYEEGSGNVTGGADDISSIVHHANDGSDGDNDSDESDYLHLSMDDLY, encoded by the exons ATGTCATCTACAACTTCAAAGACTAAGGAAAAAAATGCTTCAGGAAGTAGAACTGATATAGGATGGCAGCATGGAGTTGATGTAGAGAACAACTCAAAAAAGGTCAAGTGCAAATATTGTGACAAAACATTCAACGATGGTATTTTTCGATTCAAGCATCACTTGGCCGGCACTCATAGAGATGTGGAGCCTTGTTTAACTGTTTCTGATAATGTGAAGAACAAAATGCAGTCAATTGTGGATAAACTTGCTAAAGTTGCTgacaaaagaaagagaaaaagttATGGGATTGAtgattcggatgatgaagagcCTTTACCAAAGGCAACAGACAAGGGGAAAATGAAAATGGATACATTTTCTAGAAGTAAAAAAGGCAGTAATTTTGGTAGCACTCAAGCTACCATTAACCAAATGATGAAGAAGGAATTGCGAGATGAAGCTTGTCAAGAGATTGCTCGGTTCATATATGGATGTGCTATTCCTTTTAATTGTGTCAAGCATCCGTcatttcaaaaaatgtttgagCTTGTTGGGAGATATGGATGTGGATTCAAGGCTCCCACGTATCATGAAGTGAGAGAGACGTTGTTGAAGAAGGAAGTGAATCAAACTAAGGAGTTGCTTGAGGTGTACAAAGCTGAATGGAAAAAAATAGGAT CAAAAAAGGTTTTTGAGATGTTAGATGAGATCATAGATGAAGTTGGTGGAGAAAATGTGGTTCAAGTAATCACTGATAATGCTGCAAACTACAAAGCTGCTAGTGAGATGTTGATTGAAAAAAGGAAAAATCTCTATTGGACTCCTTGTGCAGCTCATTGCATTGACTTGATTCTTGAAGATTTTGAGAAGAAATTGGAAGTTCACAAAGAAACTATTACCAAAGCAAGGAGGGTTGCTACTTACATTTATTCAAGGACTTTACTCATTTCCATGTTGAGACATTTTACAAAGAGTAGAGATTTGATTCGACCAGCCACTACACGATTTGCAACTGCTTACTTAACTTTGAGTTGTTTCAAAGAATTGAAGGTCTTTCTAATGACAATGTTCTCATCCCAATCATGGAAGACAAGTAGATTTGCTAAAACAAATGAAGGAAAGTGTGTTGAGCAAACTATCTCGGATAGTAAGTTTTGGCATAATGTGGTTGTATGTCTAAAGGCTGCTATTCCTTTAATTAAAGTTCTTCGATTGGTTGACTCAGAAGAGAAACCAGCTATGGGTTTCATTTACAATGCAATGGATTGTGCCAAAGAACAAATACAAGCCAATTTAAATAATGTGAAGAGAAA GTTTCAGTTAATATTGAATATCATAGATGAAAGATGGGAACTTCAGCTACACAG GTTGGTTACTTCTCAAAGTGATAGAGATAAGATAGATATTCAAATTGAGGACTTCAAAAGTGCAAAAGGGGTATTTGGTATTAATGCTGCGATAGTAGCAAGGGACAAAAAAACACCTGCAGCATG CTCATCTGGATGTGAACGTAATTGGAGTGCATTTGAGATG gttcatacaaagaaaagaaaccgATTGCAGCAAAAGAAGATGAATGACTTGGTTTTTGTTATGTCCAATATGAAGATGATCAACAGGAAGTCAAAGAAAGAAGAGCTATTTACCATTGATGACCTCTCATCAGATGATGAATGTATAACTGAGGAAAATGATCACATAGATGGAGATGATGGAGAGGATTTGGATCAAATCAATGAAGTTGATGGTCATGATGTGGAGCCAATCCATCTAGTTTATGAAGAAGGGAGTGGAAATGTTACAGGTGGTGCTGACGATATTTCTAGTATTGTTCATCATGCTAATGATGGTAGTGATGGTGACAATGATAGCGACGAAAGTGATTATTTGCACTTGTCTATGGatgatttatattaa